The Desulfatibacillum aliphaticivorans DSM 15576 genome has a segment encoding these proteins:
- a CDS encoding TrkH family potassium uptake protein, with the protein MQSNPEKSVHPFRPNANQLAVMGFMGLIVLGALLLMLPISSRGESLNLLDALFTATSAVCVTGLTVVDTGTHFTGFGQAVILILIQAGGLGIMILTSSILFMLGKRLSLTLSDGVSGAFLPARHISMGGMIKITLAWTFLFELTAAVILFARWAVDFSPGKALWLAIFHSVSAFCNAGFSLFPDSLSGYVGDPLINGVIMALIICGGIGFFVMIDFWVCARSRFRPGRRLSFHSRIVLTATLFLIFFGALALWAIEHNHNLQGLSLHQSIMRSLFQSVTARTAGFNTMEIPELANASLFLLIMLMFIGGAPGSTAGGIKVTAASVLVIAVRSRLQGMQKASWAGRSLSRADLERALVLILLSGALVGLITMLLLITELGGAAHTHSRGLFLELLFESVSAFGTVGLTTGVTPSLTPTGRLLVIFAMFIGRLGPFTLVYAMESRREPVRMQFPEEKIMIG; encoded by the coding sequence ATGCAATCCAATCCCGAAAAAAGCGTTCATCCATTCAGGCCCAACGCCAACCAACTTGCGGTCATGGGGTTTATGGGCCTGATTGTCCTCGGAGCCCTGCTCCTCATGCTTCCCATCTCCTCACGGGGGGAAAGCCTGAACTTGCTTGACGCCTTGTTCACGGCTACTTCGGCCGTCTGCGTGACGGGTCTGACCGTGGTGGACACGGGAACCCACTTCACCGGATTCGGCCAGGCTGTTATCCTGATTCTGATCCAGGCCGGCGGCCTGGGGATAATGATCCTGACCTCCTCCATTTTGTTTATGCTGGGCAAGCGGCTCTCCCTCACCCTGAGCGACGGCGTGAGCGGCGCTTTTTTGCCGGCCAGGCATATCAGCATGGGCGGCATGATAAAAATCACCCTGGCCTGGACCTTTCTTTTTGAACTGACGGCGGCCGTCATTCTATTCGCCCGCTGGGCCGTGGATTTTTCGCCCGGCAAGGCCCTGTGGCTGGCGATCTTCCATTCGGTGTCAGCGTTCTGCAATGCGGGGTTCTCCCTGTTTCCGGACAGCCTCTCTGGCTATGTGGGCGATCCACTGATCAACGGGGTAATCATGGCCTTGATCATCTGCGGCGGCATCGGCTTTTTCGTCATGATCGACTTTTGGGTCTGCGCCAGAAGCCGATTCAGACCCGGCAGGCGCCTGAGCTTTCATTCCCGAATCGTCCTGACCGCGACGTTGTTTCTGATTTTCTTTGGCGCCCTCGCCTTGTGGGCCATAGAGCATAACCACAATCTCCAGGGGCTTTCCCTGCATCAAAGCATTATGCGGTCTTTGTTCCAGTCCGTTACAGCCCGCACCGCCGGGTTCAACACCATGGAAATCCCCGAGCTTGCCAACGCCAGCCTGTTTTTGCTGATCATGCTTATGTTTATAGGCGGAGCGCCGGGATCTACGGCGGGCGGAATCAAGGTTACGGCGGCTTCCGTGCTGGTGATCGCCGTGCGCTCCCGTCTTCAGGGAATGCAAAAAGCATCCTGGGCGGGCAGGTCCTTGTCCCGCGCGGATCTGGAAAGGGCTTTGGTGCTGATTTTGTTGTCCGGCGCCCTGGTGGGGCTTATCACCATGCTTCTGCTCATCACCGAGTTGGGAGGCGCCGCCCATACGCACAGCCGCGGGCTGTTTTTGGAATTGCTTTTTGAAAGCGTTTCCGCCTTCGGCACCGTGGGACTGACCACCGGGGTCACCCCGAGCCTGACTCCCACGGGCAGGCTGCTGGTTATCTTCGCCATGTTCATAGGCCGCTTGGGGCCATTCACCCTGGTCTACGCCATGGAAAGCCGCCGGGAGCCGGTGCGCATGCAGTTCCCGGAAGAAAAAATCATGATCGGATAG
- a CDS encoding YitT family protein has translation MTIKQQLECATQDGGGAYAWAWNVLLITVGSLVVAMGLKAIAVPHNFVSGGIFGTALLFDYATGLLSPGYGYFLLNIPLFILGWLYVSRRFIFYTIYAVVVATLAFEYMPWDFHIKQQIYAAIACGGINGAGCGLVLRSLGSNGGLDIMAVILNQKFNLGIGKFYFAFNLVLFSAASIFLDIDQVIASLIVVFVTSVVLDYVLSLFNQRKLVFIISEQNPQIAETVMSLGIGATYLKGKGAYTGQEKDILMTITNNVRLKRLEEIVFCADPDAIFIVENTFNVLGSGFSKRKIY, from the coding sequence ATGACAATAAAGCAGCAGTTGGAGTGCGCGACGCAGGATGGCGGAGGCGCGTATGCATGGGCCTGGAACGTCCTGCTGATTACCGTAGGCAGTCTGGTGGTGGCCATGGGATTGAAGGCCATTGCCGTGCCGCACAATTTCGTCTCCGGGGGCATTTTCGGCACAGCCCTTTTGTTCGATTACGCAACGGGCCTGCTATCCCCCGGCTACGGATACTTCTTGTTGAACATCCCCTTGTTCATTCTTGGCTGGCTGTACGTCAGCCGCAGGTTCATATTTTATACGATATACGCGGTTGTGGTCGCCACCCTGGCTTTTGAGTATATGCCCTGGGATTTTCATATCAAGCAGCAGATTTATGCGGCCATTGCCTGCGGAGGCATTAACGGCGCAGGATGCGGATTGGTGCTGCGCAGCCTTGGCTCCAACGGCGGACTGGACATCATGGCCGTCATTCTGAACCAAAAATTCAACCTGGGCATCGGCAAGTTTTATTTTGCATTCAACCTGGTGCTGTTCAGCGCGGCCTCCATATTTCTGGACATCGACCAGGTCATCGCCAGCCTCATCGTCGTCTTTGTGACGTCCGTGGTTCTGGACTATGTGCTTTCCCTCTTCAACCAGAGAAAGCTGGTTTTCATTATTTCGGAGCAAAACCCGCAAATCGCCGAAACCGTCATGAGCCTCGGCATTGGGGCCACCTATCTGAAAGGCAAGGGCGCCTACACCGGGCAGGAAAAAGACATCCTGATGACCATCACCAACAATGTGAGGCTGAAAAGGCTGGAGGAAATCGTCTTTTGTGCGGACCCCGACGCCATTTTTATTGTGGAAAACACCTTCAACGTTTTGGGCTCCGGCTTTTCCAAGCGAAAAATCTACTGA
- a CDS encoding response regulator — translation MTQNIIKILITEDHALVRKGLKSLISSRSEFQVVGEADNGLAAIEMTRKCKPDLILLDLSMPKMNGLATMRQLKKEHPEVKILVITMHASQDYLIPALKEGADGYLLKGDDPQELFMAIRAIMDGKAYLSSDLSGQLIHSVINPDTREAADPLASLTQREKEVFQLVAEGNTNQQIADLLFISPKTVDKHRTNLMKKLDLHSAREVSNFALKNGIILNT, via the coding sequence ATGACACAGAACATCATTAAAATTTTGATTACCGAAGACCACGCCCTGGTGCGCAAGGGATTGAAGTCCCTCATCTCCTCCCGATCCGAATTTCAGGTGGTGGGGGAGGCGGATAACGGGCTGGCGGCCATTGAGATGACCCGGAAGTGCAAGCCCGACCTCATCCTGCTGGACTTGTCCATGCCCAAGATGAACGGGCTGGCCACCATGCGCCAGTTGAAAAAGGAGCACCCGGAGGTCAAAATCCTGGTCATCACCATGCACGCTTCCCAGGACTACCTTATCCCCGCGCTCAAGGAAGGGGCGGACGGTTACCTGCTGAAGGGCGACGATCCCCAGGAGTTGTTCATGGCCATCCGGGCTATCATGGACGGCAAGGCTTATTTAAGCTCCGACCTCTCCGGGCAGTTGATCCACAGCGTGATCAACCCGGACACAAGAGAGGCCGCGGACCCCCTGGCAAGCCTGACTCAAAGGGAAAAAGAGGTTTTTCAACTGGTGGCCGAGGGCAACACCAACCAGCAAATCGCGGACCTGCTCTTCATCTCTCCCAAGACCGTGGACAAGCACCGGACCAACCTCATGAAAAAGCTGGACCTGCACAGCGCCAGGGAAGTATCCAACTTCGCCCTTAAAAACGGAATTATCCTCAATACATGA
- a CDS encoding PocR ligand-binding domain-containing protein — MQTPPTNVSPEEFEKLMDCLPMACRMFELKPDGRLFFVKANPAADDLFQRKHASISGLPMEEAFPELKESVIPRSYKEVLETGNNWRYQGGFFRQNGAFLGLFNVNVFRISSNRLASFSSPHDGQETEIIFHQKKMDVEKINISYPNVEPKKILSGDLHVDAIQNLRAPRIPVFDDQADDELNGLDFDFTDLFTINELEKIQDAFTNVTNVASIITLPDGQPITRTSNFCLLCDLIRQTPKGMANCVQSDALIGKPNPHGPTLRPCLSAGLWDGGASIIIAGKHVANWLVGQVRLSPKPNTDRLMHYAEEVGADPTQLVEAYESVPVMPFAEFYRVCHSLFLFANLISDMAYQNLRLVRAHMMQEQTAKALQASESRLQNLSSKLILTQEEERRQLAIELHDGIGQSLTAVKFSVDNILLNIDNPDLNIRDITKTASQIIKASIADVRRMQVELRPRILDELGIIATINWFCREFKSIYTHINLNINVDVEEEQVSPQLKPAVFRIIQEAFNNAAKYFEGDEISLSFTEKGGRLHLEIKDNGIGFDLDEVLSSRELNRGLGLDSMRERAELCNGVLEIISSEGQGATIKASWPAA; from the coding sequence ATGCAAACGCCCCCGACAAACGTTTCCCCCGAAGAATTCGAAAAGCTCATGGACTGCCTGCCCATGGCCTGCCGAATGTTTGAATTGAAACCCGACGGCCGCCTGTTTTTCGTCAAAGCCAACCCTGCCGCGGACGACCTTTTCCAGCGCAAGCACGCCTCCATCAGCGGGCTGCCCATGGAAGAGGCCTTTCCCGAGCTTAAAGAGTCCGTCATTCCCAGATCGTATAAGGAAGTTTTGGAAACGGGGAACAACTGGAGGTATCAGGGGGGATTCTTCCGGCAGAACGGGGCCTTTTTGGGATTGTTCAACGTCAATGTTTTCCGCATTAGCTCCAATCGGCTGGCGTCGTTCTCTTCACCCCATGACGGCCAGGAAACCGAAATCATCTTTCATCAAAAAAAGATGGATGTGGAAAAAATCAATATTTCCTATCCGAATGTTGAGCCCAAAAAAATCCTATCCGGCGACCTGCATGTGGACGCCATCCAAAACCTGCGCGCTCCCAGGATACCCGTCTTTGACGATCAGGCGGACGATGAACTGAACGGCCTGGATTTTGACTTCACCGATTTGTTCACCATCAACGAACTGGAAAAAATTCAGGACGCCTTCACCAACGTCACTAACGTGGCCTCCATCATCACCCTGCCCGACGGCCAGCCCATCACCCGGACCAGCAATTTTTGCCTGCTGTGCGACCTGATCCGGCAAACTCCCAAGGGCATGGCAAATTGCGTCCAGTCCGACGCCCTTATCGGCAAGCCCAATCCCCACGGCCCAACCCTTCGGCCCTGCCTGAGCGCAGGGCTCTGGGACGGCGGCGCAAGCATCATCATCGCCGGAAAGCACGTGGCCAACTGGCTGGTGGGGCAGGTGCGCCTTTCCCCCAAACCCAACACGGACAGGCTCATGCACTACGCCGAGGAAGTGGGGGCGGACCCCACGCAGCTTGTGGAGGCCTATGAATCCGTGCCGGTCATGCCCTTCGCTGAGTTCTACCGCGTCTGCCACTCCCTGTTTTTGTTCGCCAACCTCATCTCCGACATGGCCTATCAGAACCTGCGCCTGGTGCGGGCCCATATGATGCAGGAACAAACCGCCAAAGCCCTCCAGGCCTCGGAATCCCGGCTGCAAAACCTGTCGTCCAAGCTCATTCTCACTCAGGAGGAGGAGCGGCGCCAACTGGCCATCGAACTGCACGACGGCATCGGCCAGTCCCTCACCGCCGTCAAGTTCAGCGTGGACAACATCCTGTTGAATATAGACAACCCGGACCTGAATATCCGGGACATCACCAAGACAGCCAGCCAGATCATCAAGGCCAGCATCGCCGACGTACGGCGCATGCAGGTGGAGCTGCGTCCCAGAATCCTGGACGAACTGGGCATCATCGCCACCATCAACTGGTTCTGCCGGGAGTTCAAGTCCATCTACACCCACATCAATCTGAACATCAACGTGGACGTGGAGGAGGAGCAGGTCTCGCCTCAGCTTAAGCCGGCGGTGTTTCGGATCATCCAGGAGGCGTTCAACAACGCGGCCAAGTATTTTGAAGGGGATGAGATTTCCTTGTCGTTCACGGAAAAGGGCGGACGCCTGCATTTGGAGATTAAGGATAACGGCATCGGTTTCGACCTGGACGAGGTGCTGTCCTCACGGGAGCTGAACCGCGGCCTGGGACTCGATTCCATGCGGGAGCGAGCGGAACTCTGCAACGGCGTCCTGGAGATCATCAGCTCCGAAGGCCAGGGCGCAACCATCAAAGCCTCCTGGCCGGCGGCGTAG
- a CDS encoding class I adenylate-forming enzyme family protein, producing MIITEILARNARMYGKETALVEREPEKRSRREITWNHFKEDADTLACALAMAGVSKGDKVVQLMTNCLEWLPVYFGILSSGAVAVPLNFRFTGEDIALCCDIAEAKVFIFGPEFVERIAKIKGSLDKTVGTYIFYGPKEACPDFAIHASLFVEKAQARAPKVDLFLRDDAAIYFTSGTTGTPKATLLNHRNLEFACYLENRHHNQTHEDNFLCIPPLYHTGAKMHWFGNFIVGAKAVILKGVTSEWILEAVSEEKVTIVWLLVPWALDILFAIESGEVKLKNYELDQWRLMHIGAQPVPPSLIKEWLNVFPHHQYDTNYGLTESTGPGCVHLGLGNLHKVGSIGKPGFDWEYAIVDAERNPVPQGSPGELMVRGPGMMQEYYKNAQATQETLINGWLATGDVAKVDEDGFIWLVDRKKDVIITGGENIYPVEIEDFLQAHPDVADAAVIGVPSLRLGELPAAVVKLKPGRELTKEQLAEYCQELPRYKRPRRFFFGDVPRNPTGKIEKPKLRKQYAGIEKSFRV from the coding sequence GTGATCATAACTGAAATACTCGCCAGAAACGCCCGAATGTACGGGAAAGAAACGGCTCTGGTGGAAAGGGAGCCGGAAAAACGGAGCCGCCGGGAAATCACATGGAATCATTTTAAGGAGGACGCCGACACCCTGGCGTGCGCCTTAGCCATGGCCGGCGTTTCCAAAGGGGACAAGGTCGTCCAGCTCATGACCAATTGTCTGGAATGGCTGCCTGTCTATTTCGGCATTCTTTCGTCCGGCGCCGTGGCCGTTCCTTTGAACTTCAGGTTCACCGGCGAGGACATCGCCTTATGCTGCGACATCGCCGAGGCCAAGGTGTTCATCTTCGGCCCTGAGTTTGTGGAGCGCATCGCAAAAATCAAGGGAAGCCTGGACAAGACGGTTGGGACCTACATTTTTTACGGCCCCAAAGAGGCCTGCCCGGACTTTGCGATCCACGCCTCCCTTTTTGTGGAAAAAGCCCAGGCGCGCGCCCCCAAGGTGGACCTTTTCCTGCGGGATGACGCAGCCATCTATTTCACGTCCGGCACAACAGGCACGCCCAAGGCGACCCTTTTGAACCATCGCAACCTGGAATTCGCCTGCTACCTGGAAAACCGCCACCACAACCAGACCCACGAAGACAATTTCTTGTGCATCCCGCCCTTGTACCATACGGGCGCCAAGATGCACTGGTTCGGCAACTTTATAGTGGGCGCCAAGGCGGTGATACTCAAAGGCGTGACCAGCGAATGGATCCTGGAGGCGGTTTCCGAAGAAAAGGTCACCATTGTCTGGCTGCTGGTTCCCTGGGCCTTGGACATCTTGTTCGCCATCGAGTCCGGCGAGGTGAAGCTGAAAAACTATGAGCTTGACCAGTGGCGGCTTATGCACATCGGCGCTCAGCCCGTGCCCCCCAGCTTGATCAAGGAATGGCTCAACGTGTTCCCCCATCATCAATACGACACCAATTACGGCCTTACCGAGTCCACCGGGCCCGGCTGCGTGCATCTTGGCCTGGGTAATCTCCATAAGGTGGGCTCCATCGGCAAGCCGGGTTTTGACTGGGAGTATGCCATCGTGGACGCGGAAAGGAACCCGGTTCCCCAGGGAAGCCCGGGCGAACTCATGGTGCGCGGCCCCGGAATGATGCAGGAGTATTACAAGAACGCCCAGGCCACCCAAGAAACCCTCATCAACGGCTGGCTGGCCACGGGCGACGTGGCCAAAGTGGACGAAGACGGGTTCATCTGGCTTGTGGACCGAAAAAAGGATGTGATCATCACCGGGGGCGAGAACATCTATCCCGTGGAAATCGAAGATTTTCTCCAGGCCCACCCTGACGTGGCGGACGCCGCCGTCATCGGGGTTCCCAGCCTGCGTCTGGGCGAGCTGCCCGCCGCTGTCGTCAAATTAAAGCCGGGCAGGGAGTTGACCAAAGAGCAACTGGCCGAATATTGTCAGGAACTGCCCAGGTACAAACGACCCAGGAGATTCTTTTTCGGAGACGTGCCGCGCAACCCCACGGGCAAGATAGAAAAGCCCAAGCTCAGAAAACAATATGCTGGCATTGAAAAAAGTTTCCGGGTATGA
- a CDS encoding potassium channel family protein translates to MAQIAVIGMNSFGFHVAKSLTKNGNEVLAMDQQEAIIDRIKTYVSKAVVADATDKTVLRELNMSQMDAVVLSLGSKLDASILVAMHLLDLNVKNIVAKAVSDDHVKILERIGVHKVVFLERDMGERIAASLQGVHIMDYLPIGKDLSIIEMSPLQEMHYKNLIELDFRNRYNCQVLAVRDTQTGLTLTPPEPTTSIEPHHVLTIMGAKDLIAKLSKKK, encoded by the coding sequence ATGGCGCAAATCGCGGTTATCGGAATGAACAGCTTTGGATTTCATGTGGCCAAATCCTTGACGAAAAACGGCAACGAAGTCCTGGCCATGGACCAGCAGGAAGCCATTATCGACCGGATTAAAACCTACGTCTCCAAAGCGGTGGTGGCCGACGCCACGGATAAAACCGTGCTGCGGGAATTGAACATGTCCCAGATGGACGCCGTGGTCCTGAGCCTGGGCTCCAAGCTGGACGCCAGCATCCTGGTGGCCATGCACCTTCTGGACTTGAACGTCAAGAACATCGTGGCCAAAGCCGTGTCCGACGACCATGTAAAGATCCTGGAGCGCATCGGCGTGCACAAGGTGGTCTTCCTGGAGCGGGACATGGGCGAACGCATCGCCGCCAGCCTCCAGGGCGTGCATATTATGGACTATCTGCCCATCGGCAAGGATTTGTCCATCATCGAAATGAGCCCGCTTCAAGAGATGCACTACAAAAACCTCATAGAGCTGGACTTTCGCAACCGTTACAACTGCCAGGTCCTGGCCGTCCGGGACACCCAAACCGGCCTGACCCTGACCCCCCCCGAGCCCACCACCAGCATCGAACCCCACCACGTGCTCACCATCATGGGCGCCAAGGACTTGATCGCCAAGTTAAGTAAAAAAAAGTAA
- a CDS encoding HEAT repeat domain-containing protein translates to MKDEDVGGETKVYGDLVAGIVLLGIAVLAHIAFSYISVPYAHVILLALYFSGLSCTFYGLIIVIPFNTLGEIVRKKCLNWFGGITKHIILPVILTIVFTFFLGPKIWDWYKGRNLIKKSQDVLVELVLHDENYNVKKAAAVSILETNEPKLVASLTSAIVREPNLSRFIQKIIVKKNDPIKMDERQIERELTKIHTDNTLKTKDIVYKISKIDTEVASNLRKVKKWIEEGNLTKSEYELITEIGFTENLDSSIAKLESVRIMFSDDKYQANSFEDSIRIFNRVLTEFNNETLISNDESKKNALGLLTDFEEKTTKCSDGLLTGSDKYCRNEIDMFNALILALAKSQDHKFAKQHLVLIASNTNTANSIRCEAIRGLGIIGDEEDLEHLLQYCSSDDPDIREVAILSIGLLLANQKSEERAERYADYGGGKKNSGNVSN, encoded by the coding sequence ATGAAAGATGAAGATGTAGGTGGTGAAACTAAAGTATACGGTGATTTAGTTGCAGGGATAGTTCTTTTGGGCATAGCTGTCTTGGCACATATTGCATTTTCTTATATCAGTGTGCCTTATGCCCATGTCATCCTGTTAGCATTATACTTTTCGGGGCTGTCTTGTACTTTTTACGGCCTGATTATTGTTATTCCCTTTAATACTCTCGGGGAGATAGTCAGAAAGAAGTGTCTAAATTGGTTCGGCGGGATAACTAAGCACATAATTTTGCCCGTAATTTTGACGATTGTATTTACGTTTTTTTTAGGTCCCAAAATATGGGATTGGTACAAAGGAAGGAATTTAATAAAAAAATCCCAGGATGTTTTAGTTGAGTTAGTCCTTCATGATGAGAACTATAATGTAAAAAAAGCTGCGGCTGTTTCCATCCTTGAGACAAATGAGCCCAAGCTGGTTGCAAGTTTGACTTCCGCCATAGTTAGGGAGCCAAATTTGTCAAGGTTTATTCAAAAGATTATTGTGAAAAAGAATGATCCCATAAAAATGGATGAACGTCAGATTGAAAGGGAACTTACCAAGATCCACACCGATAATACATTAAAAACAAAGGATATCGTTTATAAGATTTCCAAAATTGATACGGAAGTTGCCAGCAACTTGAGAAAAGTTAAGAAATGGATAGAGGAAGGGAATTTAACAAAATCTGAATATGAATTGATAACAGAAATTGGATTTACTGAAAACCTTGACAGTTCAATAGCAAAACTTGAGTCAGTTCGGATCATGTTTTCGGATGATAAATACCAAGCAAACAGTTTTGAGGATTCGATTAGGATATTCAACAGGGTTTTGACTGAATTCAACAATGAAACATTGATATCGAATGATGAGTCTAAAAAGAATGCATTAGGATTGTTAACTGATTTTGAAGAAAAAACAACAAAGTGTTCTGATGGCCTATTAACTGGTTCAGATAAGTATTGCAGAAATGAAATCGATATGTTCAATGCTTTAATACTAGCTTTGGCAAAATCCCAGGATCACAAGTTTGCCAAGCAACATTTGGTATTAATTGCAAGTAATACTAATACTGCAAATTCAATACGATGTGAAGCTATAAGGGGGCTGGGAATTATAGGAGATGAAGAGGATTTGGAACACCTTTTACAGTATTGTTCCAGCGATGATCCAGATATTAGAGAGGTGGCCATTTTGTCGATAGGGTTGTTGCTAGCAAATCAGAAATCGGAAGAGAGGGCGGAGCGATACGCAGACTATGGCGGGGGGAAGAAGAACAGTGGAAATGTGTCAAATTAA
- a CDS encoding bifunctional acetyl-CoA hydrolase/transferase family protein/GNAT family N-acetyltransferase produces the protein MMDHFKWLTEQNYQRKVVSPAEAVSHIKRGSRVFIGTGCGEPQALIHAMVADPSIQDVSIHQMLSLTLSLYVDDPSFLRRFSVKAFFVSESMRKATYEGKIDYVPAYLSQIPRLFESQRLGIDVALIQVSPPDRYGYCSLGVSVDVTRSGAKNAHMVIAQINHQMPRTWGDCFIHVNDIDYMVLQDEPLVNWGANIKDSEVARRIGMYVSQLVEDGATLQIGFGRLPNAILSHLKDKKDLGIHTQVITDAFLPLIEQGAITNRKKNYLPDKIVASLCMGSEKLYRQVDNNPLFYFRGSEFVNDPVVIARNDNLVSISSALEVDLTGQVCSDSAGRIFYSGIGDQVDFLRGSAMSNGGFSIVALPSTAKGGKVSRIVPQLSEGAGVATTRGDVNFVVTEYGIAELQGQSIYQRVMELAQIAHPKFRKELIEMAKERRYIFADQLPPPEDDLLFLEQYKSSRLLPNGKVVEFRPLLPSDEIDYRNFFYSLKEETIYYRFFHNKKTFSHEVVQKQWAAVDYRKNMSIIGLGPKGGYKEIIAIGSYAESENGFAEVAFVTSESYQKQGIASYIIEVLERIARENGYKGFVATVIRDNIPMLRVFEKRYPNLKSCFDGGEITLEMPFAQAEEKAEASEEGKK, from the coding sequence ATGATGGATCACTTCAAATGGCTGACCGAGCAAAACTACCAAAGAAAGGTGGTTTCGCCGGCCGAAGCCGTCAGTCATATCAAACGGGGAAGCCGTGTTTTTATCGGCACGGGCTGCGGAGAGCCCCAGGCGCTCATCCACGCCATGGTGGCCGATCCCTCCATACAGGACGTGAGCATTCACCAAATGCTGTCCCTGACCTTGTCCCTGTATGTGGACGACCCCAGTTTCCTAAGGCGCTTTTCCGTCAAAGCCTTTTTCGTGAGCGAAAGCATGCGAAAAGCCACGTATGAAGGCAAAATCGACTATGTGCCCGCCTATTTGTCCCAGATTCCCCGCTTGTTCGAAAGCCAGCGGCTGGGCATTGACGTGGCTCTTATCCAGGTTTCCCCCCCGGACAGATACGGGTATTGCAGCCTGGGGGTTTCCGTGGACGTCACCAGGTCCGGGGCGAAAAACGCCCACATGGTCATCGCCCAGATAAACCACCAAATGCCGCGCACCTGGGGAGACTGCTTCATTCATGTCAACGACATCGACTACATGGTCCTGCAGGATGAACCCCTGGTCAACTGGGGCGCCAACATCAAGGATTCGGAAGTGGCGCGCCGCATCGGCATGTACGTTTCCCAGCTTGTGGAGGACGGCGCCACGCTGCAGATAGGCTTCGGCCGCCTTCCCAACGCCATTTTAAGCCATTTGAAAGACAAAAAGGATCTGGGCATTCACACCCAGGTCATCACGGACGCTTTTCTGCCCTTGATCGAGCAAGGCGCCATCACCAACCGCAAAAAAAATTATCTGCCCGATAAAATCGTGGCCTCCCTGTGCATGGGGTCGGAAAAGCTCTATCGCCAGGTGGACAACAATCCTTTATTTTACTTCCGGGGCTCGGAGTTCGTAAACGATCCCGTGGTCATCGCCCGGAACGACAACCTGGTATCCATTTCCTCGGCCCTGGAAGTGGACCTCACGGGCCAGGTCTGCAGCGACTCGGCCGGCCGGATATTTTACAGCGGCATCGGCGACCAGGTTGATTTCCTCAGGGGCAGCGCCATGTCCAACGGCGGATTTTCCATTGTAGCCCTGCCCTCCACGGCCAAGGGCGGCAAGGTTTCCAGGATTGTGCCTCAGCTTTCCGAGGGCGCCGGCGTGGCCACCACCCGCGGCGACGTCAATTTTGTGGTGACCGAATACGGCATTGCAGAACTCCAGGGGCAAAGCATTTACCAGAGGGTCATGGAACTGGCCCAGATCGCCCACCCCAAGTTCCGCAAGGAGCTTATTGAAATGGCCAAGGAGCGGCGTTACATCTTCGCCGACCAGCTTCCTCCGCCGGAGGACGACCTCCTGTTTCTGGAGCAATACAAGTCCAGCCGCCTGCTGCCCAACGGAAAGGTGGTGGAATTCAGGCCATTATTGCCTTCGGACGAAATCGACTACCGGAACTTTTTCTATTCCCTGAAGGAAGAAACCATCTATTACCGCTTCTTCCATAACAAAAAGACTTTCTCCCACGAGGTGGTTCAAAAGCAATGGGCCGCTGTGGACTATCGCAAAAACATGTCCATTATCGGCCTGGGACCCAAAGGCGGATACAAGGAGATTATCGCCATCGGCTCTTATGCGGAATCGGAAAACGGTTTCGCGGAAGTGGCTTTTGTCACCAGCGAGTCCTACCAGAAGCAGGGAATCGCATCCTACATCATAGAAGTGCTGGAACGCATCGCCCGGGAAAACGGATACAAGGGATTTGTGGCCACGGTCATTCGGGACAACATCCCCATGCTCCGGGTTTTTGAAAAACGCTATCCCAATCTTAAATCCTGTTTTGACGGCGGTGAAATTACTCTGGAAATGCCCTTCGCCCAGGCGGAAGAAAAGGCGGAGGCTTCCGAGGAGGGGAAAAAATGA